Proteins from a single region of Haliaeetus albicilla chromosome Z, bHalAlb1.1, whole genome shotgun sequence:
- the TOPORS gene encoding LOW QUALITY PROTEIN: E3 ubiquitin-protein ligase Topors (The sequence of the model RefSeq protein was modified relative to this genomic sequence to represent the inferred CDS: deleted 2 bases in 2 codons): MSPPAAEVTPHHSARVPLPAGSAAPGAAPLVAGGNRSRGNAASAAPPMAEPLRRLAEGSRRRRRRRPPGEERREVPGSGRCRTRHRLKAAAAPARAGSEGPASNMTSADKEFSEDSNFSPKASTSKLLTDASPDSKCPICLDRFDNVAYLDRCLHRFCFRCVQEWSKNKAECPLCKQSFFSIFHTIRAEDDFKEYIISPSENSSFASPDGRRFRYRTTLTGERRPGSSPSRRTLSPPDNGILFEGLSSEPVRQRDGEIQQMIRRLASRRQASAEGRSLRQIQEEDMINFRRALYRTGVRIRSIQDGGRYRDISAEFFRCNPACLHRLVPWLKRELTVLFGAHGSLVNIVQHIIMSNVTRYDLESQAFADDLKPFLLNRTEHFLHEFISFARCPFNLEAYDQHANYDCPAPSYDEGSHSDSSIITISPDTACSQGPDNSLSVTGLGQAPWDDETPGPSYSISEEVRATIASPLEMSETSDEDSATKSQRTKLQTQLQTNADLNDSDSSSDNCVIVGYVKPLAERTPEVVELSSDSEESIRGEKREDVKKQQPIQCRSWSDSEPSRSFSPRSPTCKEDVRSCRSCLSPAVEKTESKDYEKNKHKVKDLSPQHLSWSPSPGSDTICSPWNHRLSRKGKSRSPQSSSRNSRGSHGYRSRRERRSKSQLKKRRSRSRDSSKHRSKRSSRRSRAHDTRASLKSQRGSLSRESTSSREVSRSRSRSKGHGKRRSRSRDSDRYYARDHYQSRYQWGYAFCSRKVFGDGYEYSSRRRTQSNAFYSRQSASPEYRIRSFIERTDPHSQRGLQERHFYCYERCRSRSRSSNRSRTPSGGTDRMKSEKPGGKRKYKTRHLENAFTESTSLERENDPKKTVSKFSDCYKNEDSLSDNRAGSETKRKKKKKKMRSPSVEIVYEGKATDTTRHLKKKKKKHKKKHRKHHMSNSAHSSPVVITIDSDSSKEPESTERDSSITWTDTTRINERENESPSSFLGMTGDGDVYRVGEKTGGAAKSYSIPTRRGDLDGDIRNADVKLRETAADQNLTIPDTSSNSPHIENVTSYIHEAPAAPSSQLPSPRISFLERPERRPLILRLPKSLVNRSSWFDFPEEKM, translated from the exons ATGTCGCCGCCGGCAGCGGAAGTGACGCCACACCATAGCGCCCGCGTTCCGCTCCCGGCAGGCAGCGCGGCG CCCGGCGCTGCCCCGCTGGTGGCGGGGGGCAACCGTTCCCGTGGCAACGCCGcttccgccgcc ccgccgatgGCAGAGCCGTTACGGCGCCTGGCGGagggcagccgccgccgccgccgccgccgcccgccgggggAGGAGAGGCGGGAGGTTCCCGGCTCCGGACGCTGCCGGACGCGCCACAGGCTGAaggcggccgcggccccggcccgcgcGGGCAGCGAGGGCCCGGCATCG AACATGACTTCAGCAGATAAGGAGTTTTCAGAAGATAGCAACTTTTCGCCAAAAGCCAGCACCAGCAAGCTGCTAACAGATGCATCTCCTGACTCTAAATGCCCCATCTGCTTGGATAGGTTTGACAATGTCGCATATCTAGATCGCTGCTTGCATAGGTTCTGTTTCCGCTGTGTCCAGGAGTGgtcaaaaaacaaagcagaatgcCCCCTCTGCAAGCagtcctttttttctattttccataCAATTCGTGCTGAAGATGACTTTAAGGAGTACATAATCAGCCCTTCAGAAAATAGTTCTTTTGCCAGCCCTGATGGCCGGAGATTTCGTTACCGTACCACCTTAACAGGAGAACGCCGCCCTGGCAGTTCCCCTTCCCGAAGGACGCTGTCCCCTCCGGATAATGGGATATTGTTTGAAGGGTTGTCAAGCGAACCAGTGCGGCAGAGAGATGGTGAGATTCAACAGATGATAAGGAGGCTGGCCTCCAGGAGGCAGGCTAGCGCAGAGGGCAGATCTCTGCGGCAGATTCAGGAGGAAGACATGATCAACTTCCGCAGAGCTCTGTACCGTACTGGTGTGCGTATTCGTAGTATTCAGGATGGTGGCCGCTACCGAGACATTTCAGCAGAGTTTTTCCGCTGCAACCCTGCTTGCCTTCACAGGTTGGTTCCTTGGTTGAAGCGAGAACTTACAGTGCTGTTTGGTGCCCATGGATCTTTGGTTAATATTGTACAGCACATTATCATGAGTAATGTGACTAGGTATGACCTGGAAAGTCAGGCCTTTGCTGATGATTTAAAGCCCTTTTTGCTGAACCGGACTGAACACTTCTTACATGAATTCATCAGTTttgcccgttgtccttttaaCTTAGAAGCGTATGATCAACACGCCAATTATGACTGTCCTGCGCCATCATATGACGAAGGAAGCCACTCAGACTCGTCAATTATTACAATATCTCCAGATACGGCATGTTCTCAAGGGCCAGATAACAGTTTGTCTGTGACTGGTCTTGGTCAGGCCCCCTGGGATGATGAAACTCCAGGGCCTTCCTATTCCATTTCAGAAGAGGTTCGTGCAACCATAGCTTCTCCTCTGGAGATGTCAGAAACTTCTGATGAGGACTCTGCTACAAAGAGTCAAAGAACCAAACTGCAAACTCAGTTACAGACTAATGCTGACTTAAATGACAGTGACTCTTCCTCAGACAATTGTGTTATTGTTGGGTATGTTAAACCATTAGCTGAGAGGACACCAGAAGTGGTTGAGCTGTCCTCGGACTCTGAGGAGTccatcaggggagagaagagggaagacGTGAAGAAACAACAGCCAATCCAGTGTCGCAGCTGGAGTGATAGTGAACCAAGCAGGAGCTTCTCGCCACGTTCCCCCACATGTAAGGAGGATGTACGTAGTTGCAGAAGCTGCTTATCTCCTGCAGTTGAGAAGACAGAGTCAAAAGAttatgagaaaaacaaacataaggTAAAAGATCTGTCTCCGCAGCACTTGAGCTGGAGCCCCTCTCCGGGGAGTGACACAATATGCTCCCCTTGGAATCACAGGTTGTCTAGAAAGGGAAAGTCCAGGAGTCCACAATCCTCTTCACGAAACAGTCGAGGTAGTCATGGCTATCGGTCTAGGAGGGAGCGTCGTAGCAAAAGCCAACTTAAAAAGAGACGATCAAGAAGCAGAGATAGTAGCAAACATAGgagcaaaagaagcagcaggaggtcGAGGGCTCATGACACCAGAGCCTCTCTAAAAAGCCAGAGAGGCTCTTTAAGTCGTGAGAGCACTTCATCCAGAGAAGTAAGCAGATCACGATCACGTAGCAAAGGCCACGGCAAAAGGAGATCAAGAAGCAGAGACAGTGATCGTTATTATGCAAGAGACCATTACCAAAGTAGATACCAGTGGGGTTATGCTTTCTGTAGTCGAAAGGTGTTCGGAGATGGCTATGAATACTCCAGCAGGAGGAGGACGCAGTCTAATGCTTTCTATTCAAGGCAATCTGCTAGTCCAGAATACAGGATACGATCATTTATTGAAAGGACAGATCCGCATAGCCAGAGGGGACTCCAGGAGAGACACTTTTACTGTTACGAAAGATGCAGGTCAAGGAGTCGATCAAGCAACAGGTCAAGGACCCCTTCTGGAGGAACTGACAGAATGAAAAGTGAAAAGCCTGGTGGAAAAAGGAAGTACAAAACTCGCCACTTGGAGAATGCATTCACGGAGAGCACAAgtctagaaagagaaaatgaccCCAAGAAAACTGTCTCAAAATTCAGTGACTGCTACAAAAATGAAGACAGCCTTTCAGACAATCGAGCAGGCAGTGAGACAAAGcgtaagaaaaagaaaaaaaagatgaggagTCCAAGTGTGGAGATAGTCTATGAAGGAAAAGCAACAGACACAACAAGgcatcttaaaaagaaaaagaaaaagcataagaaGAAACACCGGAAACATCACATGAGTAACTCGGCACATTCTTCTCCAGTGGTGATTACAATTGATAGTGACAGTAGCAAGGAGCCAGAAAGTACTGAACGTGACAGCAGCATTACTTGGACAGACACGACTCGGATAAATGAGAGGGAAAACGAGTCTCCCTCttcttttctgggaatgacaggaGATGGAGATGTTTACAGAGTTGGTGAGAAAACTGGAGGAGCAGCCAAAAGCTACAGTATTCCTACCAGAAGGGGAGACTTAGATGGTGACATTAGAAATGCTGATGTCAAACTTCGAGAAACAGCAGCTGATCAGAATCTTACCATACCAGACACCAGCAGTAATAGCCCTCACATAGAAAATGTAACCAGCTACATTCACGAAGCACCAGCAGCGCCTTCCAGTCAACTGCCTTCCCCCAGGATTTCCTTCCTAGAGCGTCCAGAGAGACGACCATTGATACTAAGACTGCCAAAGAGTCTTGTCAACAGATCCTCTTGGTTTgatttcccagaagaaaaaatgtag